One window of Mustela lutreola isolate mMusLut2 chromosome 13, mMusLut2.pri, whole genome shotgun sequence genomic DNA carries:
- the ATP4B gene encoding potassium-transporting ATPase subunit beta translates to MAALQEKKSCSQRMEEFQRYCWNPDTGQMLGRTLSRWVWISLYYVGFYVVMTGIFALCIYTLMCTLDPYTPDYQDQLKSPGVTLRPDVYGEKGLDISYNVSDNRTWVHLVHTLHDFLAGYSPASQEDSINCTSEKYFFQESFQAPNHTKFSCKFTADMLQNCSGLTDPNFGFAEGKPCFIIKMNRIVNFLPSNSTAPRADCALLDPHEDARPLQVEYYPPNGTFSLHYFPYYGRKAQPHYSNPLVAAKLLNVPRNTEVLVVCKILADHVTFDNPHDPYEGKVEFKLNILQ, encoded by the exons ATGGCAGCACTGCAGGAGAAAAAGTCATGCAGCCAGCGGATGGAGGAGTTCCAGCGCTACTGCTGGAACCCAGACACGGGGCAGATGCTGGGCCGGACACTGTCCCGGTGGG tgTGGATCAGCCTCTATTACGTGGGTTTCTACGTGGTGATGACCGGAATCTTCGCCCTGTGCATTTACACGCTGATGTGCACGCTCGACCCATACACACCCGACTACCAAGACCAGCTAAAGTCACCAG GGGTGACCTTGAGGCCAGATGTCTACGGGGAGAAAGGCCTGGACATTTCCTACAACGTCTCTGACAACAGGACCTGGGTGCACCTCGTGCACACGCTCCACGACTTCCTGGCAG GCTACTCGCCAGCTTCCCAGGAGGACAGCATCAACTGCACCTCCGAGAAGTACTTCTTCCAGGAAAGCTTCCAGGCCCCAAACCACACCAAGTTCTCCTGCAAGTTCACAGCAGACATGCTGCAAAACTGCTCAGGTCTGACGGACCCCAACTTCGGCTTCGCGGAAGGAAAGCCGTGCTTCATCATTAAGATGAACAGG ATCGTGAACTTCCTGCCCAGCAACAGCACAGCGCCCAGGGCGGACTGCGCCCTCCTG GACCCGCACGAGGACGCCCGGCCCCTCCAGGTGGAGTACTACCCGCCCAACGGCACCTTCAGCCTCCACTACTTCCCCTACTACGGCAGGAAGGCGCAG CCCCACTACAGCAACCCTCTGGTCGCCGCCAAGCTGCTCAATGTCCCCAGAAACACGGAGGTCCTCGTCGTGTGCAAAATCCTGGCCGACCATGTGACCTTCGACAACCCCCACGACCCCTATGAAGGGAAAGTGGAGTTCAAGCTCAACATTCTGCAGTAG
- the TFDP1 gene encoding transcription factor Dp-1 isoform X1, whose translation MAKDAALIEANGELKVFIDQNLSPGKGVVSLVAVHPSTVSALGKQLLPKTFGQSNVNIAQQVVIGTPQRPAAPNTLVVGSPHTPNTHFVSQNQPSDPSPWSAGKRHRKGEKNGKGLRHFSMKVCEKVQRKGTTSYNEVADELVAEFSAADNHILPNESAYDQKNIRRRVYDALNVLMAMNIISKEKKEIKWIGLPTNSAQECRNLEVERQRRLERIKQKQSQLQELILQQIAFKNLVQRNRQAEQQASRPPPPNSVIHLPFIIVNTSKKTVIDCSISNDKFEYLFNFDNTFEIHDDIEVLKRMGMACGLESGSCSAEDLKMARSLVPKALEPYVTEMAQGPLGGVFVTSSVSTSNGMRLSASDLTNGADGMLATSSSGSQYSGSRVETPVSCVGEDEEDDDDFNENEEED comes from the exons GCGTGGTGTCCTTGGTAGCCGTTCACCCCTCCACAGTGAGCGCGCTGGGGAAGCAGCTGTTGCCAAAAACATTCGGACAGTCCAATGTCAACATTGCACAGCAAGTG GTAATTGGTACGCCTCAGAGACCTGCAGCGCCCAACACTCTGGTGGTAGGAAGCCCACACACCCCTAACACTCACTTTGTCTCACAGAACCAGCCTTCAGACCCCTCACCTTGGTCTGCCGG GAAGCGACacaggaaaggggagaagaaCGGGAAGGGCCTGCGGCACTTCTCCATGAAGGTGTGCGAGAAGGTGCAGAGGAAGGGGACCACGTCCTACAACGAGGTGGCCGACGAGCTGGTCGCAGAGTTCAGTGCCGCCGACAACCACATCCTACCAAACGAGTCC GCTTATGACCAGAAGAACATACGGCGGCGCGTCTACGATGCCCTGAACGTGCTGATGGCCATGAACATCATCtcgaaggagaagaaagagatcaAGTGGATCGGCCTGCCCACCAACTCGGCTCAGGAGTGCCGGAACCTAGAG GTGGAGCGGCAGAGGCGGCTTGAAAGGATCAAGCAGAAGCAGTCTCAGCTCCAGGAGCTCATCCTGCAG CAAATTGCCTTCAAGAATCTGGTGCAGAGGAACCGGCAGGCGGAGCAGCAGGCCAGCCGGCCGCCCCCACCCAACTCCGTCATCCACCTGCCCTTCATCATCGTCAACACCAGCAAGAAGACCGTGATCGACTGTAGCATTTCCAATGACAA GTTCGAGTACCTATTCAACTTTGACAACACATTTGAGATCCATGACGACATAGAGGTCCTGAAGCGGATGGGGATGGCCTGCGGGCTGGAGTCCGGGAGCTGCTCCGCCGAGGACCTGAAGATGGCGAGAAGCTTGGTGCCGAAAGCACTGGAACCTTACGTGACAG aGATGGCTCAGGGACCCCTTGGAGGGGTGTTCGTCACGTCGTCGGTGTCGACCTCGAATGGCATGCGGCTTTCTGCCAG TGACCTGACCAATGGTGCGGACGGCATGCTGGCCACGAGCTCCAGCGGGTCCCAGTACAGCGGCTCCCGGGTGGAGACCCCCGTGTCCTGCGTCGGGGAGGACGAAGAGGACGACGACGACTTCAATGAGAACGAGGAGGAGGACTGA
- the TFDP1 gene encoding transcription factor Dp-1 isoform X2, producing the protein MAKDAALIEANGELKVFIDQNLSPGKGVVSLVAVHPSTVSALGKQLLPKTFGQSNVNIAQQVVIGTPQRPAAPNTLVVGSPHTPNTHFVSQNQPSDPSPWSAGKRHRKGEKNGKGLRHFSMKVCEKVQRKGTTSYNEVADELVAEFSAADNHILPNESAYDQKNIRRRVYDALNVLMAMNIISKEKKEIKWIGLPTNSAQECRNLEVERQRRLERIKQKQSQLQELILQQIAFKNLVQRNRQAEQQASRPPPPNSVIHLPFIIVNTSKKTVIDCSISNDKFEYLFNFDNTFEIHDDIEVLKRMGMACGLESGSCSAEDLKMARSLVPKALEPYVTAAWSLAIMSMKVWVPSWEDGLRPCRETTSRDGSGTPWRGVRHVVGVDLEWHAAFCQ; encoded by the exons GCGTGGTGTCCTTGGTAGCCGTTCACCCCTCCACAGTGAGCGCGCTGGGGAAGCAGCTGTTGCCAAAAACATTCGGACAGTCCAATGTCAACATTGCACAGCAAGTG GTAATTGGTACGCCTCAGAGACCTGCAGCGCCCAACACTCTGGTGGTAGGAAGCCCACACACCCCTAACACTCACTTTGTCTCACAGAACCAGCCTTCAGACCCCTCACCTTGGTCTGCCGG GAAGCGACacaggaaaggggagaagaaCGGGAAGGGCCTGCGGCACTTCTCCATGAAGGTGTGCGAGAAGGTGCAGAGGAAGGGGACCACGTCCTACAACGAGGTGGCCGACGAGCTGGTCGCAGAGTTCAGTGCCGCCGACAACCACATCCTACCAAACGAGTCC GCTTATGACCAGAAGAACATACGGCGGCGCGTCTACGATGCCCTGAACGTGCTGATGGCCATGAACATCATCtcgaaggagaagaaagagatcaAGTGGATCGGCCTGCCCACCAACTCGGCTCAGGAGTGCCGGAACCTAGAG GTGGAGCGGCAGAGGCGGCTTGAAAGGATCAAGCAGAAGCAGTCTCAGCTCCAGGAGCTCATCCTGCAG CAAATTGCCTTCAAGAATCTGGTGCAGAGGAACCGGCAGGCGGAGCAGCAGGCCAGCCGGCCGCCCCCACCCAACTCCGTCATCCACCTGCCCTTCATCATCGTCAACACCAGCAAGAAGACCGTGATCGACTGTAGCATTTCCAATGACAA GTTCGAGTACCTATTCAACTTTGACAACACATTTGAGATCCATGACGACATAGAGGTCCTGAAGCGGATGGGGATGGCCTGCGGGCTGGAGTCCGGGAGCTGCTCCGCCGAGGACCTGAAGATGGCGAGAAGCTTGGTGCCGAAAGCACTGGAACCTTACGTGACAG CTGCGTGGTCATTGGCGATCATGTCCATGAAGGTCTGGGTGCCTTCTTGGGAGGACGGCCTGCGTCCCTGCAGAGAAACCACCAGCAG aGATGGCTCAGGGACCCCTTGGAGGGGTGTTCGTCACGTCGTCGGTGTCGACCTCGAATGGCATGCGGCTTTCTGCCAG TGA